The Leifsonia xyli genomic sequence ACGACATCGCCGCGGCCCTCGACGCGATGGGTCACGGGGAGGACGCGCGCGGGCACCGCCGCCTCATCCTGCTCGGCCACTCCACCGGCGGCCTGACGCTGAGCCTGTGGGCCGACCGGCACCCCGGGCGAGCGGAGGCGCTCATCCTGAACAGCCCGTGGCTGGAGTTCCAGGCGCGTTCGGCCGGCCGGGCGGCGCTCACCCCGCTGGTCGACCTCCGCGCCCGCATCGACCCCAAGGCGCCGATGCCGAACGTCGACCTCGGTTTCTACACGCGGACCGTCTCGCGCACGCTCGACGGGGAGTGGGACTACGACCTGGCGTGGCGTCCGGTGCGCGGCTTCCGCGTCCACCCGGCCTGGCTGACCGCGGTGCTCGCCGGGCACGCCCGCGTCGCCGCCGGCCTGCACATCGACGCGCCCGTGCTCACGCTGCTCTCGGCGCGGTCGACGCTGTTGCCGTATTGGACGCCCGACATGCTGAAGTCGGACGTCGTCTTAGTCGTGCGCGACATCGCCGAGCGAGCGCTGGGGCTCGCCCCTACGGTCACGGTGTCGTGGGTCCAGGATGCGCTCCACGACGTGTTCCTGTCGGCGCCACCGGTCCGCCGCGCGGCGTACGCGGCGGTGGAGCGGTGGATGCGCGGCTACCTCAGCGGAAGTTGACGAACTGCACCGCGACGTCGAGGTCGGCGTTCTTGAGCAGCGCCATGGTCGCCTGCAGGTCGTCCCGGCTCTTCGAGCTGACCCGGAGTTCGTCGCCCTGGATCTGCGACTTGACGCTCTTGGGCGCCTCATCGCGGATCAGCTTGTTGATCTTCTTGGCGGCATCCTGCTCGATGCCGTTCTTGAGCCCGACCTCGATGCGGAACTCCTTGCCCGACGGGTAGGGGGCGCCGGTGTCGAGCGACTTGAGCGTGATGCCGCGCTTGATGAACTTGGACTCCAGCACCTCGAGCACGGCCTTGACGCGCTCCTCGGTGTTGGCCTTGAGCAGAACCTTCTCGCCGCTCCACTCGACCGACGCTCCGACGTTCTTGAAGTCGTAGCGCTGGTCCACCTCCTTGCGGGCCTGGTTGACGGCGTTGTCCGCCTCCATCTTGTCGACCTTGCTGACGACGTCGAACGAGGAGTCTGCCATGGTTCCGTCCTTCCCGAGTTGCGTGCGTCCAGTCTACGAGGGACGCACGCGGAGCGAGCCGGGGCCGGGAGGCTCCCGCTCGACCCGTCTTGCGCCCGGTCGCAGGATGCGTCAGGCTTAGGCAAGCCTTACCTGAGTCAGGAGACCCGCATGGCCGACCCCATCCCCTTCTCGCAGGCACTGAGGGAGCGCACGCGCGGCGTCCACCAAGAGAGCGAGGGCGCGGTCTTCATGCAGGACCTCATGTCCGGCAACGGTTCGCGTGACGACTACATCGCCCTGCTCTCGCAGCACTACTTCATTTACGAGGCGCTGGAGGAGGCGGCCGATCGCATGGGGGCGGACCCCGTGGCGTCGCTGTTCATCACCCCGGCGCTGACACGCCTGCCGGCGATCGAGGCCGACCTGGAATTCTTGAACGGCGAGGACTGGCGGGAGCGGATCGCCCCGCTGCCATCCACCGTCCGCTACACCGCCCGCATCCGGGAGATCGGGAGCACGTGGCCCGGCGGGTTCGTGGCCCACCACTACACGCGCTACCTCGGCGACCTGTCCGGCGGCCAGATCATCCGCACATTGCTGCAGCGCGCGTACGGCTTCGAGACGAACGGGGTGGGTTTCTACCTCTTTGCGGACATCGCGAAGCCGAAGCTGTTCAAGGACACCTACCGCTCTCAGCTCGACGCCGTCGACTGGACGGAGGAGGAGCGCGACCGCGTGATCGACGAGGTCGGGCTGGCGTTCCGCTTCAACACGGAGCTGTTCGACGACCTCGCGGTCGCGAAGGCCGCCGCCTGAGTCAGGCCGGGCGACTTACGCCGTCTGCGCCAGCTCTTCGTAGTAGGTGACGTGGCAGCCGTCGCCGCTGCACTCGACGCAGACGGTGATCTCCTCGAAGTGCTGCATCGGGTCGGCTCCCGTGCCGTCGCACCGTTCGCAAATCTCCAACGTTCTCATGCCCACGATTGTGCGCTCGACCTCCGACATCGGCCGCAGGCGCGCCGGGGTGTCGCGAGCGCACAGCATCCACTCGGCCGTTCTGCCCAGAGCAGAACCGCCGGAACCCGCAGGCGCGGAATCGCCCGCTTCGACATAGGCTTGCCGCATGCTTCTGCGGCACGCGATCGGCTCGGTGCTCCGCCGGATCAGGACGGAGCGGGGGACGACGCTGCGCGAGCTCTCGGAGCACTCGCGGGTGTCAGTGCCCTACCTCTCGGAGATCGAGCGTGGCCGCAAGGAGGCGTCGTCCGAGATCCTGGCGGCGCTGTGCCGGGTGCTGGGCGTCACCGAGGGGGAGCTGCTGACCCGCGTCGCGGCCGAGTTCGCGGGCGGCCAGGTGCTCAGCCTGGTGCCGGAGGATGTGGGCGTCCGGACGACCGCCGAGCTGCAGCCCGGGGTCGCGGTCGCCGCCGGCCAGAAGCCCGGTGTGGTGGCTCTCGCGGCCTGACCGGACTGTCCGGCTCCCCGTGCGGAGGCTGGGCGCCGGCTGATTTCGTGTGCGGGCGCGCGTACGGCTATTCTTGTCTGGCGCCTTCGGTCACGAGAACACTGGTGGTCGGGAGCGCCTCGGCGAGTTACCCAAGCGGCCAAAGGGATCTGACTGTAAATCAGCTGTCTACGACTTCGGGGGTTCGAATCCCTCACTCGCCACCACGAAGCAAAGGGACTCAGCCGGATCGGGCTGGGTCCCTTTCTCGTTGCTACGAGGAGTCAGCGGCGGACCATGTCCAAGAACGCTTCGGCCAACGCGTTGAGGAACGCGGCGACCCTCGTCGCCTGCAACCGCCAGTATTGGCTCATGGTCGCAGCATAGTGGGGGGCGCGGTTCACGGTCCTCCACTGAGAGAGCAGTAGAAGTACGAGTCGCCGTTCCGCACCGCGATCCCGATGGGCAGGGTGAATCCGGGTGGGGCGTAGATCGTGCCGCCGCCGATGGTGCGCCCGCGCGGAACCATCCCCGCGAGATCCGCGGCGCGCGCTTCGCTGTGCACGTTCCCGCAGCTGAAGTCGCGATCGTCGTACTGGACCACCGTCGGCACGGCGCTGGGCCACCAGTCGGACGTCGCGCGGTGCACCTGGTAGAAGAAGGTGCCCACGGCCACCAGCAGGAGCGCAAAGACCGCCACCGCGGGGACGAGCCACCACCGACGCCGCATGGGGTCAGGGTAACGCCTCGTCCACGGGACACCGGACCGTGACAGGCTTGACCTCATGACCTCCCCCGTCGAACTGCTCGAGATCGCCGCCACTGTCGCCCGCCGGGCCGCCGCCTTCGCGTTGCAGCGGAGGCAGGATGGGGTCGAGATCGCCGCATCCAAGTCGTCGCTGAGCGACATCGTCACGCGGGCCGATCGCGAGACCGAGCAGCTGATCCGGGATGCGCTGGCCGCCGCGCGTCCGCTCGACGGGTTCCTGGGGGAGGAGTCGGGCGACAGCAGCAGCCGGAGCGGGCTGACCTGGGTGGTCGACCCGATCGATGGGACCGTCAACTACTTCTACGGCATCCCGGCGTGGGCGGTGAGTATCGCAGTCGTCGAAGGGGACCCGGATCCGGCGACCTGGCGGACTCTGGCGGGCGCGGTCGTCAACCCGGTGCTGAAGGAGACGTACACCGCGGCGCGCGGTGGCGGCGCACGGCTGAACGGCGCGCCCATCCACGTCAACGAGGGTGTCGACCTCCCGCTCGCGCTGGTCGGCACGGGCTTCGGGTACGACGCCGAGGTCCGCCGGCGGCAGGCGTCCTTCGTGCAGGAGCTCATTCCGCAGGTACGCGACATCCGC encodes the following:
- a CDS encoding inositol monophosphatase — protein: MTSPVELLEIAATVARRAAAFALQRRQDGVEIAASKSSLSDIVTRADRETEQLIRDALAAARPLDGFLGEESGDSSSRSGLTWVVDPIDGTVNYFYGIPAWAVSIAVVEGDPDPATWRTLAGAVVNPVLKETYTAARGGGARLNGAPIHVNEGVDLPLALVGTGFGYDAEVRRRQASFVQELIPQVRDIRRIGAASLDLCSVAAGRLDAYFERGLNPWDHAAGALIAEEAGARVAGIDGGPADRRLLVAAAPGLFDELHPRAERFYAGWE
- a CDS encoding transcriptional regulator, with the translated sequence MLLRHAIGSVLRRIRTERGTTLRELSEHSRVSVPYLSEIERGRKEASSEILAALCRVLGVTEGELLTRVAAEFAGGQVLSLVPEDVGVRTTAELQPGVAVAAGQKPGVVALAA
- a CDS encoding heme oxygenase; its protein translation is MADPIPFSQALRERTRGVHQESEGAVFMQDLMSGNGSRDDYIALLSQHYFIYEALEEAADRMGADPVASLFITPALTRLPAIEADLEFLNGEDWRERIAPLPSTVRYTARIREIGSTWPGGFVAHHYTRYLGDLSGGQIIRTLLQRAYGFETNGVGFYLFADIAKPKLFKDTYRSQLDAVDWTEEERDRVIDEVGLAFRFNTELFDDLAVAKAAA
- a CDS encoding YajQ family cyclic di-GMP-binding protein, translating into MADSSFDVVSKVDKMEADNAVNQARKEVDQRYDFKNVGASVEWSGEKVLLKANTEERVKAVLEVLESKFIKRGITLKSLDTGAPYPSGKEFRIEVGLKNGIEQDAAKKINKLIRDEAPKSVKSQIQGDELRVSSKSRDDLQATMALLKNADLDVAVQFVNFR
- a CDS encoding alpha/beta hydrolase, with the protein product MTTTHGWRPDILGEPFEQLTLPLGEDAEGEVVATLVRYSPPPRLQLHRGPAADTDVLYVHGWSDYFFQTELARFWHDQGARFHALDLRKYGRSLREGQTPGFVDDLAIYDDDIAAALDAMGHGEDARGHRRLILLGHSTGGLTLSLWADRHPGRAEALILNSPWLEFQARSAGRAALTPLVDLRARIDPKAPMPNVDLGFYTRTVSRTLDGEWDYDLAWRPVRGFRVHPAWLTAVLAGHARVAAGLHIDAPVLTLLSARSTLLPYWTPDMLKSDVVLVVRDIAERALGLAPTVTVSWVQDALHDVFLSAPPVRRAAYAAVERWMRGYLSGS